One window of the Micromonas commoda chromosome 11, complete sequence genome contains the following:
- a CDS encoding predicted protein: MDVDISIHRPTGSFRLNFLNNDIANAYTNLTNVVVRVAPKSAQSDARSVLLNAHFDTTLGSPGGADCASCVGILLEILRVMTLPGSPPPLAPILFLFNGGEETFMQAAHGFVAHHPWAKTVGAVINVEATGTSGPDVLFRETGGWPAEVYMRTAPRPTATASIRDLIRFANLPVDTDFSVFRDPTLPNGNLPGVDIASMLDGYSYHTDRDFANRIRRGTIQAYGENV; the protein is encoded by the coding sequence ATGGACGTGGATATCTCGATACATCGACCCACCGGATCTTTCCGCCTCAACTTCCTCAACAACGACATCGCCAACGCGTACACCAACCTCACGAATGTGGTTGTGAGAGTTGCACCAAAATCTGCACAGAGCGATGCAAGGTCGGTCCTTCTGAACGCACACTTTGACACGACCCTGGGCAGCCCCGGTGGCGCGGATTGCGCATCATGTGTGGGCATTCTCCTCGAAATTCTCAGAGTGATGACGCTGCCTGGGTCGCCGCCCCCTTTGGCTCCTATTCTGTTCCTGTTCAATGGTGGCGAGGAGACGTTCATGCAGGCGGCTCATGGATTTGTGGCGCATCACCCGTGGGCGAAGACCGTGGGTGCGGTCATCAACGTGGAAGCGACGGGGACAAGCGGACCGGATGTACTCTTCAGGGAGACCGGAGGATGGCCCGCGGAGGTTTACatgcgaacggcgccgaggccgactGCGACGGCTTCGATCCGAGATTTGATCAGGTTCGCAAATCTACCGGTGGACACCGACTTCAGCGTGTTCAGGGATCCGACGCTGCCGAACGGTAACCTGCCCGGCGTAGACATCGCGTCGATGTTGGACGGATACTCTTACCACACGGACAGAGACTTTGCGAACAGGATCCGAAGGGGGACGATTCAAGCGTACGGCGAAAACGTT
- a CDS encoding predicted protein has translation MSLDKVDEEHYEDDEDFEEEEIDIEEEEEEEEDEKVAEDEDRRQGMRARALPADGDPDFDSGPPVDGFEYLRRVRHEAKNVPDVMVSPTIDPRAFDHKQTRGYVPELGGYVPPKCPDCARPDKDWQREFLADFSDLRAWVLRTAARRETSGQSAGGGKGLALASQAALERMDDLNEPEGVSFDTLIRSDEVSAAAAFRAHARALASRLSAEEDELAKSAEPMTPAILHARASWFYALAARVGLPLDAETSASVRALARALAMRRSKVTSSRDPSLPHIQVCLAVAGKYFGQFSEE, from the coding sequence ATGAGTCTGGACAAAGTTGACGAAGAGCACtacgaggatgacgaggacttcgaggaggaggaaatcgatatcgaggaggaggaggaggaggaggaggatgagaaggtcgccgaggacgaggacagGCGACAGGGCATGCGGGCCCGCGCGTTACCCGCGGATGGTGACCCCGATTTCGACTCTGGCCCTCCCGTCGATGGATTCGAGTACCTTCGCAGGGTGCGGCACGAGGCAAAAAACGTCCCGGACGTGATGGTATCTCCAACTATCGATCCGCGGGCGTTCGATCACAAACAAACGCGTGGCTACGTGCCGGAGCTCGGCGGTTACGTGCCGCCGAAATGCCCGGACTGTGCCAGGCCGGATAAGGATTGGCAACGGGAGTTTCTTGCCGACTTCTCCGACCTTCGCGCGTGGGTGttgaggacggcggcgaggcgagagACGTCTGGCCAATCGGCAGGAGGTGGGAAGGGGCTCGCTCTTGCATCTCAAGCGGCACTGGAGCGAATGGATGACTTAAATGAGCCCGAAGGCGTGAGCTTCGATACGTTAATCAGGAGCGACGAGGtttcggcggctgcggcgttCAGGGCTCACGCGAGGGCACTTGCTTCACGGCTGTCTGCTGAGGAGGATGAGTTGGCTAAGAGCGCTGAACCGATGACACCCGCGATTTtgcacgcgcgcgcttctTGGTTCTACGCTCTCGCTGCACGTGTTGGCTTACCACTGGACGCTGAAACTTCTGCATCGGTTCGGGCgttggcgagggcgctcgcgatgcGCCGGTCGAAGGTGACGAGCTCACGTGACCCGTCCCTGCCGCACATCCAGGTTTGCCTGGCGGTCGCGGGCAAGTACTTCGGGCAGTTCAGCGAGGAGTGA